The sequence CGGGGCAAACAGCGCGATCAAAATCAATAACAAAATAATCGCTGCGCCGACTACCGCAAGCCGGTTAGCGGCAAAGCGCCGCAATGCAGCGAAACGCACCATTTGCGGCAGCGCATTCACCGATAAAGCTGGGGGCGTCTGTGCCGGGTCCATGCTGTGGCTTAAAGGTTGATTCATGCGTATCCTCTATTTAGCGATACGCGGATCGATCATGCTGTACAGCAGATCTACCGCAAGATTGACGATGATGACCATCAAGGCAGCCGCCATGACACCCGCTTGCACCGTGACATAATCACGCTGGAAGATTGCGTCGACGATCATTTTTCCCATGCCCGGAATGCCAAAAATGCTTTCAGTAATCACCAAACCGCCCAGTAAGCCCGAAACCATCAGGCCGCTGGCGGTGACGACCGGAATCATGGCATTGCGTAGGGCATGACCGATCACTACTTGCCAGTCTTTTAAGCCTTTAGAGAATGCGGTGCGAATGTAATCTTCGTTCAATACTTCCAGCAGGCTGCTGCGCACCATGCGCATCAGGATCGCCGATTCGCGCAGGCCCGTTGCCACCACGGGCATTAACATTGCCAGCAAATTGCCATGCCAGTCCTCTGAAAAAGGAACGTAGCCAGAGGCAGGAAGCCAACCCAATTTGACTGCAAACAGGACGATGAACATCATTCCCAGCCAAAAATGCGGTACCGACATGCCAAACAAGGCGATAAATGTGCTGACATAATTGGCAATGCCGCGCGGGCGGGCAGCTGCCATGATTCCGGCGGGCACGGCAATCAGTACAGCGACGAGAAAACTGCCCAA is a genomic window of Glaciimonas sp. PAMC28666 containing:
- a CDS encoding ABC transporter permease gives rise to the protein MPKILKRISLVLPTLLLVSIVIFSLLAILPGDPVTAILGQEATPEAALALRAQLGLDNPIYVQYGHWLWAVLHGDLGRSFVDHSPVVDSLMQRLPVTIELALGSFLVAVLIAVPAGIMAAARPRGIANYVSTFIALFGMSVPHFWLGMMFIVLFAVKLGWLPASGYVPFSEDWHGNLLAMLMPVVATGLRESAILMRMVRSSLLEVLNEDYIRTAFSKGLKDWQVVIGHALRNAMIPVVTASGLMVSGLLGGLVITESIFGIPGMGKMIVDAIFQRDYVTVQAGVMAAALMVIIVNLAVDLLYSMIDPRIAK